One stretch of Candidatus Poribacteria bacterium DNA includes these proteins:
- a CDS encoding Gfo/Idh/MocA family oxidoreductase: MQASNFEPFRVGFLNVASYSHMPLWAPHINPRPGEKDTPFTGMRITHCWDIEYEKAQEVSAPYDCEVVKNFDDMLGKVDGVISGGYYNHPWNHILHEPYLEAGLPNLINRPFANSLAKAEQMIELAQKHGATILAPSSHEHNDAISRAKAWASDKQIVCYTATNSFDDYPTHGIHGVYMVCKAIAAAGNPVVSVAYQADSWHSPPGVITLEHIDSSGRQFYGTLHQVSGSWGTVQIHTQEAYGGENFKIYTGTGYPFDKTEIWVPTIWAFQNMALHNEMPQTFAEILQKTNVFLAGWKSVLENDGKPVRLTDVPEDWEAPAALPNHPDHDTVALFRKKFGDV, encoded by the coding sequence ATGCAAGCATCTAACTTTGAACCTTTCCGCGTCGGGTTTCTGAACGTTGCATCGTATTCGCACATGCCGTTGTGGGCACCGCATATCAACCCGCGTCCGGGTGAAAAAGATACGCCGTTCACAGGGATGCGGATTACCCACTGTTGGGATATTGAATACGAGAAAGCGCAAGAGGTCTCTGCGCCTTACGATTGCGAAGTTGTTAAAAATTTTGACGATATGCTGGGGAAGGTAGACGGCGTGATTTCTGGCGGCTACTACAACCACCCGTGGAACCATATTCTCCATGAACCGTATCTCGAAGCGGGGTTGCCAAACCTTATTAATCGACCATTTGCTAACTCTCTTGCTAAAGCGGAGCAGATGATTGAACTGGCGCAAAAGCACGGTGCGACAATCCTTGCGCCATCGAGCCATGAGCACAATGATGCTATTTCGCGTGCCAAGGCGTGGGCAAGCGACAAACAAATCGTCTGTTATACTGCGACGAATTCGTTTGACGACTATCCGACACACGGGATTCACGGTGTCTATATGGTTTGCAAGGCGATAGCGGCGGCGGGAAATCCGGTCGTATCCGTAGCGTATCAAGCGGACAGTTGGCATAGTCCACCCGGTGTCATTACGCTTGAGCACATAGATAGCAGTGGACGGCAGTTCTATGGCACACTCCATCAAGTAAGCGGTTCATGGGGAACGGTGCAGATTCATACACAGGAAGCCTACGGTGGTGAGAATTTTAAGATTTACACTGGCACAGGTTACCCGTTCGACAAGACGGAGATCTGGGTGCCGACGATTTGGGCGTTTCAGAATATGGCACTGCACAACGAGATGCCCCAAACCTTTGCGGAAATTTTGCAAAAAACGAATGTATTCCTCGCGGGCTGGAAATCGGTTTTGGAAAACGACGGCAAGCCTGTGAGATTAACAGATGTCCCTGAAGACTGGGAAGCACCGGCTGCGCTTCCGAACCATCCTGACCATGATACTGTGGCACTGTTTCGGAAAAAGTTCGGAGACGTTTAG
- a CDS encoding Gfo/Idh/MocA family oxidoreductase — MESWKRKLRMGMVGGGQGAFIGGVHRIAATLDQQIEVVAGCFSRDPENTQITGAELYLNPNRCYDSYAEMAAAEARLPEDERIDFVSIVTPNISHFEIAKTFLDAGFHIVCDKPMTYSLEEAEALVQLVEDSGLVFGLTHNYTGHPLVRHARALFAEGSMGQIRKVIVEYLQDFLMVPHEKLGQKQAAWRVDPAQSGIGGTMGDVGTHCVNLLEYVTGDPIVELCADKSTFLPDRVLDEDVNALLRFKGGGKGVLSISQVATGEENGLTLRVYAEQGAVKWAQENPNYLELYRYGEPRQTLTRGQGYLSDAAAAGARIPTGHPEGYLEAFATIYVGVVEAIRRYIDGEPMETEAYDFPTVYDGLRGMQFIYKAVESCENGSTWVSM, encoded by the coding sequence ATGGAATCTTGGAAACGAAAATTACGGATGGGTATGGTAGGCGGTGGACAAGGCGCGTTTATCGGCGGCGTGCACCGCATCGCCGCGACGCTCGATCAACAAATTGAGGTCGTCGCTGGCTGTTTCTCGCGTGACCCGGAAAACACACAAATCACGGGTGCGGAGTTGTATCTCAATCCAAATCGTTGTTATGACAGTTACGCAGAGATGGCGGCAGCGGAAGCGAGGCTTCCTGAAGATGAGCGCATCGACTTCGTGAGTATTGTCACGCCAAATATCTCACATTTTGAGATTGCAAAAACATTTTTGGACGCGGGTTTTCACATTGTTTGTGATAAACCGATGACTTACAGTCTTGAGGAAGCTGAGGCACTTGTCCAACTCGTTGAAGATTCGGGGCTTGTCTTTGGGTTGACCCATAATTATACAGGACATCCGCTCGTGCGGCATGCGCGTGCGTTGTTTGCTGAAGGCTCAATGGGACAAATTCGTAAGGTTATTGTCGAATATCTTCAGGACTTTTTGATGGTTCCACACGAGAAACTCGGTCAGAAGCAAGCAGCGTGGCGGGTTGATCCTGCACAGTCAGGTATCGGCGGCACGATGGGCGATGTTGGCACACACTGCGTGAACCTGCTTGAATACGTCACAGGGGATCCGATTGTCGAACTTTGTGCTGACAAAAGTACTTTCCTTCCTGATAGGGTGCTGGATGAGGATGTCAATGCCCTACTCCGTTTTAAGGGGGGCGGAAAAGGCGTTTTAAGCATAAGTCAGGTCGCCACTGGCGAGGAAAATGGACTCACGCTCCGCGTCTACGCTGAACAGGGCGCGGTAAAATGGGCACAAGAGAATCCGAATTACCTTGAACTCTATCGCTATGGTGAACCGAGACAGACGCTTACGCGCGGTCAGGGGTATCTCTCCGACGCAGCGGCAGCAGGGGCACGTATTCCGACTGGACACCCGGAAGGCTACTTGGAGGCGTTTGCAACTATTTACGTCGGCGTTGTCGAAGCGATCCGACGCTACATTGACGGCGAGCCTATGGAAACCGAGGCTTACGATTTTCCGACGGTCTACGATGGATTGCGGGGGATGCAGTTCATTTACAAAGCGGTTGAGTCTTGTGAGAACGGTTCGACTTGGGTTTCGATGTAA
- a CDS encoding Gfo/Idh/MocA family oxidoreductase, translating into MKDPIKVGIIGVGGTISSTTVILNGEPGVQLVALADLDPVRRKRVLGDIKGVRVFDDYRQMFGACDLDAVCIGLPTWMHAPVSQEAVELGLHVLCEKPPSNDASELIPVTQLAENKGLTYMFVRQSRFTSSLMEGRRLVEAGELGDVYYAETRWIRTRWCSARGWRHDKAKGGGVLLDLGIHAIDNVWFMMGCPRPTEVMAGLYCTFSHLAPPEQTYTADDAACGFVRFENGCTLHFAVAFSMNTTNRHTPTAGSDLVKSETQEFHLYGTKAGLESGKLLVGTPDGVKVKPIKAPAQEADEITLQAREFIRAIRDGDEPLNSGSQAVMLMQMLDAAMKSSEIGSAIAIQPISS; encoded by the coding sequence ATGAAGGATCCAATCAAAGTCGGAATCATTGGTGTCGGCGGGACAATCAGTAGTACAACTGTGATTCTCAATGGAGAACCGGGGGTCCAATTGGTTGCTTTGGCTGACTTAGACCCGGTTCGCAGGAAAAGAGTCTTGGGTGATATTAAGGGGGTTCGTGTTTTCGATGATTATCGACAGATGTTTGGTGCCTGCGACTTAGACGCAGTCTGCATCGGATTGCCTACATGGATGCACGCTCCCGTCTCACAAGAGGCAGTCGAACTTGGACTCCATGTCCTCTGCGAAAAACCACCCTCAAATGATGCATCCGAGCTGATACCGGTCACACAACTCGCCGAAAACAAAGGGCTCACCTATATGTTCGTCCGGCAGTCACGTTTTACCTCCTCGTTGATGGAAGGGCGCAGACTTGTGGAAGCCGGGGAACTCGGCGATGTGTATTACGCTGAAACTCGATGGATACGCACACGGTGGTGTTCTGCACGGGGATGGCGGCACGATAAGGCAAAGGGTGGCGGTGTCCTACTCGATCTCGGTATCCACGCCATTGACAATGTCTGGTTTATGATGGGATGCCCACGTCCTACAGAGGTTATGGCTGGACTCTATTGCACCTTTTCACATCTCGCACCACCTGAGCAAACCTACACCGCAGATGATGCGGCGTGCGGGTTTGTGCGCTTTGAAAATGGATGCACTTTACACTTTGCTGTCGCATTTTCCATGAATACCACGAACCGACACACCCCGACAGCTGGAAGCGATCTCGTCAAGAGTGAGACGCAGGAATTTCATCTCTATGGCACGAAGGCGGGACTTGAAAGCGGGAAGTTGTTGGTTGGTACACCTGACGGTGTTAAGGTCAAACCGATAAAAGCACCAGCACAAGAGGCAGATGAGATAACGCTTCAAGCACGAGAATTCATCCGAGCAATCCGGGACGGAGATGAACCACTCAATTCCGGTTCGCAAGCAGTGATGCTAATGCAAATGCTCGATGCAGCGATGAAATCCAGCGAAATCGGCAGTGCCATCGCAATTCAGCCCATCTCTTCATAA
- a CDS encoding sugar phosphate isomerase/epimerase: MPKIKGPAIFLAQFMRDEAPYNTLENIGRWVASLGYKGVQLPNWDERVLDIGKAAESKTYCDELKGTLNEIGLEATEVAGYLAGQVLAMHPAYEVMFEAFHPPGLRGDERTAWAAGELTKCIHASVNMGLDVIPVLSGGFAWQTVYPWPQRPDGIIEEAFKELAARWSPLLDLAHDNGQVFAYELHPGSDIYDGATYEMFLDYTNDHPAACLNYDPSHFLLQQLDYIDFIRLYNERIKGFHVKDAEFRPTGRVGVYGGYQSWAGRAGRFRSLGDGQVDFTQVFTLLTEAGYDSWAVLEWECCVKSPEQGAAEGAPFIAKHIIETTDVAFDDFAGGETDTARNRDILGLN, from the coding sequence ATGCCGAAAATCAAAGGTCCAGCTATTTTTCTCGCGCAATTCATGCGGGATGAAGCACCATACAATACATTGGAAAATATTGGGAGATGGGTGGCGAGTTTAGGATACAAGGGTGTTCAACTTCCCAATTGGGATGAACGGGTTCTTGACATCGGAAAAGCTGCGGAATCTAAAACCTATTGTGATGAATTAAAAGGAACACTCAATGAAATAGGACTCGAAGCGACGGAGGTGGCAGGCTATCTCGCTGGACAGGTCTTAGCGATGCATCCGGCATACGAAGTTATGTTTGAGGCGTTCCATCCACCCGGTTTGCGTGGTGACGAAAGAACGGCGTGGGCAGCAGGTGAATTGACGAAATGTATCCACGCCTCAGTAAATATGGGACTGGATGTTATCCCTGTGCTTTCAGGGGGTTTCGCGTGGCAGACCGTCTATCCGTGGCCACAACGTCCCGATGGGATCATCGAAGAAGCGTTCAAGGAACTCGCTGCACGATGGTCGCCTTTGCTGGATCTGGCACACGATAACGGTCAGGTTTTTGCTTACGAACTCCACCCAGGTTCGGACATTTACGACGGTGCAACTTATGAGATGTTCCTTGATTATACGAACGACCATCCGGCTGCTTGTCTGAACTACGATCCGAGTCATTTCCTTCTTCAACAACTCGATTATATTGATTTTATCCGACTTTACAACGAACGGATTAAAGGTTTCCACGTTAAAGATGCTGAATTCCGCCCGACCGGTCGCGTTGGGGTTTACGGCGGTTATCAATCATGGGCTGGACGCGCAGGGAGATTCCGTTCGCTCGGTGACGGACAGGTGGATTTCACACAAGTGTTCACACTGCTCACCGAAGCGGGTTATGACAGCTGGGCGGTGCTGGAATGGGAATGTTGTGTCAAAAGTCCAGAGCAGGGTGCCGCGGAAGGTGCCCCGTTTATTGCGAAACATATCATTGAAACGACAGATGTCGCCTTCGATGACTTTGCAGGCGGTGAGACCGACACAGCACGGAATCGGGATATTCTCGGCTTGAATTGA
- a CDS encoding phytanoyl-CoA dioxygenase family protein, producing MSTQRNSEAPQQGGLTPQQKQQFHDDGFLFVRNLLPNQSLQPLIDELAQFVDDGAQAAVKHGVLNPSDTYDDERFETRLALVSNACSEPNWVWSNYFRDQKIRTAGMFTLRTAPALLDVVESLIGGEILAHPQFNFRAKMPNQDITVIPWHQDLAYLIPEEAGDTLVVNVWLPLVRATEENGCMQVIRGSHRFDLINHNFQDQTPGHTGGKGISDIELPPGDIVTAELDVGDVLLTSERVVHRGLPNRANTVRWSVDTRYSQIGLPTGRESVPGFIARSRENPKNIAKSHHDWNQLFASN from the coding sequence ATGTCCACACAACGCAATTCAGAAGCACCTCAGCAAGGCGGACTCACCCCTCAGCAGAAGCAGCAATTCCACGACGACGGTTTTTTGTTTGTCCGAAACTTACTTCCAAACCAATCACTTCAACCTTTGATTGATGAGTTAGCACAATTCGTTGACGACGGTGCACAGGCGGCAGTCAAGCACGGAGTCCTCAATCCGTCAGACACTTATGATGACGAACGGTTTGAGACGCGACTCGCACTCGTATCAAATGCCTGTTCTGAACCCAACTGGGTTTGGAGCAACTATTTCCGCGACCAGAAAATCCGAACCGCCGGGATGTTTACACTCAGAACGGCCCCCGCGCTCCTTGATGTCGTCGAGTCGCTCATCGGTGGTGAAATCTTGGCACACCCACAGTTTAATTTTCGCGCCAAAATGCCGAACCAAGACATTACAGTTATCCCGTGGCATCAGGATTTGGCGTATCTTATACCCGAAGAGGCGGGTGATACATTAGTCGTAAATGTTTGGCTGCCACTCGTTCGTGCAACCGAGGAAAACGGATGTATGCAGGTCATCCGCGGCTCACACCGTTTCGACCTAATTAATCACAACTTCCAAGATCAAACCCCAGGGCATACCGGCGGTAAAGGCATCAGCGATATAGAACTACCCCCCGGCGATATTGTCACCGCAGAACTTGATGTTGGGGATGTGTTGCTAACGAGTGAACGGGTTGTCCATCGCGGACTTCCCAACCGTGCCAATACCGTCCGTTGGAGCGTTGACACGCGCTATAGCCAAATCGGTCTGCCGACAGGTCGAGAGAGCGTTCCCGGTTTCATCGCTCGGAGTCGTGAGAATCCTAAGAACATTGCCAAGTCTCATCACGATTGGAATCAACTTTTTGCGTCAAACTAA
- a CDS encoding glucosamine-6-phosphate deaminase — protein sequence MNIFKATTKRETSEAAAHLASKKLREAITARGHASFIVATGASQFDFLAALTADKTINWDNTTMFHLDEYIGIPETHPASFRKYLRERLVDIVHPGTVHFLDGEADEPQAECARLNQIISQHQIDVAFVGIGENGHLAFNDPPADFKTEDPYILVELDEACRLQQVGEGWFKGLDEVPTQAISMSIRQIIKAQTIVCTVPDERKAEAVRNCLHGEITPMQPASILQTHPDCSVFLDAGSASLL from the coding sequence ATGAATATCTTTAAAGCAACAACCAAACGCGAAACCAGCGAAGCCGCAGCACATCTCGCAAGTAAGAAACTTCGGGAAGCAATCACTGCGCGCGGACATGCCAGTTTCATCGTTGCCACTGGCGCGTCCCAATTTGACTTCCTCGCCGCACTCACCGCAGACAAAACGATTAATTGGGACAACACAACAATGTTCCATCTCGATGAATATATCGGCATTCCTGAAACGCATCCCGCCAGTTTTCGCAAGTATCTCCGAGAACGCCTCGTAGACATTGTTCATCCCGGAACGGTACATTTTCTGGATGGAGAAGCTGACGAACCGCAAGCCGAATGTGCCCGGCTCAATCAGATTATTTCGCAACATCAAATCGATGTAGCGTTCGTCGGTATCGGTGAGAATGGACACCTCGCCTTCAACGATCCGCCAGCGGATTTTAAGACAGAAGATCCTTATATCCTCGTCGAATTGGATGAGGCGTGTCGTCTCCAGCAGGTAGGGGAAGGGTGGTTCAAAGGACTTGATGAGGTGCCGACCCAAGCGATTTCAATGTCTATCCGACAGATTATAAAGGCACAAACAATCGTCTGTACTGTACCGGATGAACGGAAAGCAGAGGCAGTACGGAATTGCTTACACGGCGAGATAACACCGATGCAGCCCGCTTCAATCTTACAGACGCATCCAGACTGCTCGGTGTTTCTTGACGCTGGGTCGGCATCCTTGTTGTAG
- a CDS encoding transposase, whose protein sequence is MEFYLPLGSATAPFRTRYHDVKAFTMYITTTLKHKRTDVLDALARESGRCFSKVVSLMRKTQKRKGFWLSKGAVQKYLRLRGYALHSQSVQACVDSYFDALKSFFQVRNSNSDAKPSKRTPRYFKVRWKSGAIRHKDSQLILSNGKGQEPLILKTDIKPKYVEMYFHRGAYWFALVSEVDVPPKQETGITVAIDMGEIHPIVSHDSEKTIIYNGRLLRSIFQYRNKVKASFQAKIDRCKKRSKRWYRLIRAKRRVLDKLNAQIKDAEHKITSRFISDCQRAKADTIVIGDLTGIRDRAKFSKKINQKIHQWAFSRMQQKICYKAEMAGIRVISTSEAYTSQTCPRCANRKKPTNRNYHCNACGFKYHRDGVGAINLWNKVSGFLFSPVVGALAAPVGVKFHWHLCRSG, encoded by the coding sequence GTGGAGTTCTACCTCCCGCTTGGGAGTGCCACCGCACCGTTTAGAACGCGGTATCACGATGTAAAGGCATTCACGATGTATATCACAACGACACTTAAACACAAAAGAACCGATGTTTTAGACGCGCTCGCACGTGAGTCTGGACGTTGCTTTTCCAAAGTCGTTTCACTGATGCGAAAAACGCAGAAGCGAAAAGGTTTTTGGTTGTCCAAAGGCGCGGTGCAGAAATACTTGAGACTTCGCGGATATGCCTTGCATTCTCAATCTGTGCAAGCGTGCGTTGATAGTTACTTTGATGCGCTGAAAAGTTTCTTTCAAGTGCGTAATTCCAATTCTGATGCCAAGCCTTCGAAACGGACACCTCGCTATTTCAAGGTGCGTTGGAAATCAGGAGCGATTCGCCACAAAGACAGTCAACTCATACTCTCTAATGGTAAAGGTCAAGAACCGCTTATTTTGAAAACCGACATAAAACCGAAATATGTTGAGATGTATTTTCACCGCGGTGCCTATTGGTTCGCTTTGGTCTCTGAAGTAGATGTGCCGCCAAAACAGGAAACGGGGATCACGGTTGCTATAGATATGGGCGAAATACATCCGATTGTCAGTCATGATAGCGAAAAAACGATAATCTATAATGGTCGATTGCTACGGTCTATCTTCCAGTATCGGAACAAAGTTAAGGCAAGTTTCCAAGCGAAAATAGACAGATGCAAGAAACGATCAAAACGTTGGTATCGGTTGATACGTGCCAAGCGTCGCGTTTTGGATAAACTCAACGCACAGATCAAGGATGCTGAACACAAAATCACATCAAGGTTTATATCCGACTGCCAGAGAGCGAAGGCGGATACGATTGTGATTGGTGACCTAACAGGTATCCGAGACCGTGCGAAGTTTTCCAAGAAGATCAATCAGAAGATTCACCAATGGGCATTCTCTCGGATGCAACAAAAAATCTGCTACAAAGCAGAAATGGCAGGTATCCGTGTTATCTCGACTTCTGAAGCGTATACTTCACAGACCTGCCCAAGATGTGCGAACCGAAAGAAACCTACAAATCGAAACTATCATTGTAACGCTTGTGGTTTCAAATATCACCGTGACGGTGTCGGTGCTATCAATCTTTGGAACAAAGTATCAGGGTTCTTGTTCAGCCCTGTAGTCGGGGCACTGGCAGCCCCCGTAGGTGTCAAATTCCATTGGCACTTATGTCGCTCTGGATAA
- a CDS encoding MOSC domain-containing protein, which produces MNLTQESIIENQHLITDSQQPITIMKLLSINVSKPKPIQYGGKTIRTGIFKEPVSGTVMLREKNIDGDGQGDLRVHGGTYKAIYGYPFEHYTHWQQELQRDDLTYGQFGENLTVEGLLEKAVHIGDVFQVGSTVKLQITQPRVPCFKLAYKMGLPEFPKQFLESRRVGFYFRVLEEGEITAGDTIACVESPPESMSITEIVNLRYFDTDNREKIAQARKLPALSPSWKRDFWRSLQAKNLL; this is translated from the coding sequence GTGAATTTAACACAAGAATCTATAATCGAGAATCAACACCTAATTACTGACAGCCAACAACCCATAACCATTATGAAGCTTTTATCTATAAACGTCTCAAAACCGAAACCTATCCAATACGGCGGCAAGACGATCCGTACCGGAATTTTCAAAGAGCCTGTATCAGGCACCGTTATGCTCAGAGAAAAGAACATTGACGGCGATGGACAGGGTGATCTCCGAGTACACGGCGGCACCTACAAAGCCATCTACGGGTACCCTTTTGAACATTATACCCACTGGCAGCAGGAATTGCAAAGAGACGACCTAACTTATGGACAGTTTGGGGAAAATCTCACTGTTGAAGGTCTGCTGGAAAAGGCAGTCCACATAGGCGATGTCTTTCAGGTAGGTTCAACCGTGAAATTACAGATTACCCAACCCCGTGTGCCTTGTTTCAAACTTGCTTACAAAATGGGACTCCCAGAGTTTCCCAAACAGTTTTTAGAGAGTCGGCGCGTCGGCTTCTATTTCCGGGTGCTTGAAGAAGGCGAGATCACCGCTGGCGATACAATTGCCTGCGTTGAGAGTCCCCCGGAATCGATGAGCATCACAGAAATAGTTAACCTACGCTATTTTGATACCGACAACCGCGAGAAAATCGCACAAGCCAGAAAACTCCCTGCCCTCTCGCCGAGTTGGAAGCGGGATTTTTGGCGTAGCTTGCAAGCCAAAAACTTGCTCTAA